One stretch of Clavibacter michiganensis DNA includes these proteins:
- the mmsB gene encoding multiple monosaccharide ABC transporter permease, giving the protein MTVMPEQATAPNVPTPDGIKKRPRRRIDLRQYGILAALAVIILLFQVLTEGRLLYPGNVANLIQQNAYVLILAMGMVIVIIAGHIDLSVGSVVATVGAVAALSMNEWGLPWGTAVVLSLVVGALIGAWQGFWVAFVGIPAFIVTLAGMLVFRGVALVLLTGGTISGLPAEFNSIGSGNLPTTGAPDLLTLGIGALVSVALVVQQLRTRATLRKLELPRERAISFWIRTAIAVFAIMYLCYLLAYNRGTPIILIILATLVLLYSFLLTRTVFGRHVYAMGGNLFAAMMSGVKTRWVNFFIFVNMGLLAGLAGVVSTARAGSAVASAGQSFELDAIAAVFIGGAAVQGGVGTVVGAVIGGLVMGVLNQGLSILSVDAAWQQVIKGLVLLLAVAFDVYSKRRSGR; this is encoded by the coding sequence GTGACCGTCATGCCCGAGCAGGCCACCGCGCCGAACGTGCCCACGCCGGACGGGATCAAGAAGCGCCCGCGCCGACGGATCGACCTCCGCCAGTACGGGATCCTCGCGGCGCTGGCCGTCATCATCCTGCTGTTCCAGGTCCTCACCGAGGGGCGGCTGCTCTACCCGGGCAACGTCGCGAACCTCATCCAGCAGAACGCGTACGTGCTGATCCTCGCGATGGGCATGGTCATCGTGATCATCGCGGGCCACATCGACCTGTCGGTGGGCTCGGTGGTCGCGACCGTGGGCGCCGTGGCCGCGCTCAGCATGAACGAGTGGGGGCTGCCGTGGGGGACCGCGGTCGTGCTGTCGCTCGTGGTCGGCGCGCTGATCGGCGCGTGGCAGGGCTTCTGGGTCGCGTTCGTCGGCATCCCGGCGTTCATCGTCACGCTCGCCGGCATGCTCGTGTTCCGCGGCGTCGCGCTCGTGCTCCTCACGGGCGGCACGATCTCGGGGCTCCCGGCGGAGTTCAACTCCATCGGATCCGGCAACCTGCCGACCACCGGAGCGCCCGACCTCCTCACGCTCGGGATCGGCGCGCTCGTGTCGGTCGCGCTCGTGGTGCAGCAGCTGCGCACCCGCGCGACGCTGCGCAAGCTCGAGCTGCCGCGCGAGCGGGCGATCTCGTTCTGGATCCGCACCGCCATCGCCGTCTTCGCGATCATGTACCTCTGCTACCTGCTGGCCTACAACCGCGGGACGCCGATCATCCTGATCATCCTGGCGACGCTCGTGCTGCTCTACTCGTTCCTCCTCACGCGCACGGTGTTCGGCCGGCACGTCTACGCGATGGGCGGCAACCTGTTCGCCGCGATGATGTCGGGCGTCAAGACCCGCTGGGTCAACTTCTTCATCTTCGTGAACATGGGCCTGCTCGCCGGGCTCGCGGGCGTCGTCAGCACCGCGCGCGCCGGATCCGCGGTCGCCTCGGCCGGCCAGAGCTTCGAGCTCGACGCCATCGCCGCGGTGTTCATCGGCGGCGCGGCCGTCCAGGGCGGCGTCGGCACGGTGGTCGGCGCGGTCATCGGCGGCCTCGTGATGGGAGTGCTCAACCAGGGCCTGTCGATCCTGTCGGTGGACGCGGCGTGGCAGCAGGTCATCAAGGGCCTGGTGCTGCTCCTCGCGGTCGCCTTCGACGTCTACAGCAAGCGCCGCTCCGGGCGCTGA
- a CDS encoding signal peptidase I: MPRLLPRRRARHGDALGRPADDLAPVELEAGTRPRGGVTQLARSAAVGLSVGILLLVIALAAVLLVVPKVSGSVPLTILTQSMEPTLPPGTLIVVRPVDPDALEIGDVATYQIRSGDPAVITHRITAIASASDGTRSFTFKGDNNASPDSLPVTPGQIQGEVWYSVPLVGWANQAVNGQARSWIIPAAAVALLAYAAVTIITGAVQTRKRRTASAAADVVAEGDHVHSDAMAAGVAEAARVDPSHPGVDATEPAPAAVRLRGRHRG, from the coding sequence ATGCCCCGCCTCCTCCCCCGCCGACGCGCACGGCACGGCGACGCCCTCGGGCGCCCCGCGGACGACCTCGCCCCCGTCGAGCTCGAGGCCGGCACCCGGCCCCGCGGCGGCGTCACGCAGCTCGCCCGCTCGGCGGCCGTGGGGCTCAGCGTCGGGATCCTGCTGCTCGTCATCGCGCTCGCGGCCGTGCTGCTCGTGGTGCCGAAGGTCTCGGGATCCGTCCCGCTGACGATCCTCACGCAGTCGATGGAGCCGACGCTCCCGCCGGGCACGCTCATCGTGGTGCGGCCCGTGGACCCCGACGCGCTGGAGATCGGCGACGTCGCGACGTACCAGATCCGCTCGGGCGACCCTGCCGTCATCACCCACCGGATCACCGCCATCGCGTCCGCCTCCGACGGCACGCGATCCTTCACCTTCAAGGGCGACAACAACGCCTCCCCCGACTCGCTGCCCGTGACGCCCGGACAGATCCAGGGCGAGGTCTGGTACTCGGTGCCGCTCGTCGGCTGGGCGAACCAGGCCGTCAACGGGCAGGCGCGCAGCTGGATCATCCCCGCCGCGGCGGTCGCGCTCCTCGCCTACGCGGCGGTCACGATCATCACGGGCGCCGTGCAGACCCGGAAGAGGCGCACCGCGTCGGCCGCGGCGGACGTCGTGGCGGAGGGCGACCACGTGCACTCCGACGCGATGGCGGCGGGCGTCGCCGAGGCCGCCCGCGTGGATCCGTCGCACCCGGGCGTCGACGCGACCGAGCCTGCCCCGGCGGCCGTCCGCCTCCGGGGGCGCCACCGCGGCTGA
- a CDS encoding TasA family protein, with protein MRRNEAPAPRPAHGRRSARPARRSPLRAAWLTTGLLTAVVVASLAATGGSYALWNGAASTKPASVTSGTSGLVVTQQSALDSSKLLPGQGAMGTFTAKNTGTIALDVAVSTRGTSSNSAFPGELSLRLGPVATAADCVHGATTFSGRPGQVHTPSGFVRIQPGASAVVCTEVLLDTDAPQSVQGSTAQLTFALVGTQVQP; from the coding sequence ATGCGCAGGAACGAGGCCCCCGCCCCGCGTCCCGCGCACGGTCGCCGTTCCGCGCGACCGGCCCGCCGCAGCCCCCTCCGGGCCGCCTGGCTCACCACCGGTCTCCTCACCGCCGTGGTCGTCGCCTCCCTCGCCGCGACCGGCGGCAGCTACGCCCTCTGGAACGGCGCCGCCAGCACGAAGCCCGCGAGCGTCACGAGCGGCACGAGCGGCCTCGTCGTCACCCAGCAGTCCGCCCTCGACTCCTCGAAGCTCCTCCCGGGGCAGGGCGCCATGGGCACCTTCACCGCGAAGAACACCGGGACGATAGCCTTGGACGTGGCCGTTTCCACCCGAGGCACCTCCTCCAACAGCGCCTTCCCGGGCGAGCTCTCGCTGCGCCTCGGCCCCGTCGCCACGGCGGCCGACTGCGTCCACGGCGCCACGACGTTCTCCGGCCGTCCCGGACAGGTGCACACGCCCAGCGGCTTCGTCCGCATCCAGCCCGGCGCCTCCGCGGTCGTCTGCACCGAGGTCCTGCTCGACACGGACGCGCCGCAGAGCGTGCAGGGATCCACCGCGCAGCTCACCTTCGCCCTCGTCGGCACGCAGGTGCAGCCGTGA
- a CDS encoding alternate-type signal peptide domain-containing protein — MNKIVSGAVAGAAGIVLLLGGAGSFALWNANATVAASSVSSGNLAIAADTAGVWTDITNGGSKVIDPSTYRIVPGNVLQYTSALTVTATGDSLAADLTYNPVSITGDAALKAAITTKLDVTSTDANITPASAANTFTVKPSTAASKVNVVLTVTFPSTATTGQNGSLSFDKLAFTLTQRAI; from the coding sequence ATGAACAAGATCGTCTCCGGTGCCGTCGCAGGTGCCGCCGGAATCGTCCTCCTCCTCGGCGGCGCCGGCAGCTTCGCGCTGTGGAACGCCAACGCCACGGTCGCCGCCTCCAGCGTCTCCTCCGGCAACCTGGCCATCGCCGCCGACACCGCGGGCGTCTGGACCGACATCACCAACGGCGGCAGCAAGGTCATCGACCCCTCCACCTACCGCATCGTCCCGGGCAACGTCCTGCAGTACACGAGCGCCCTGACCGTCACGGCGACCGGCGACTCGCTCGCCGCGGACCTCACCTACAACCCCGTCTCCATCACCGGCGACGCGGCGCTCAAGGCGGCCATCACCACGAAGCTCGACGTCACCTCGACCGACGCCAACATCACCCCCGCCAGCGCCGCGAACACCTTTACGGTCAAGCCCTCCACGGCCGCCTCCAAGGTGAACGTCGTCCTCACGGTGACCTTCCCCTCCACCGCGACGACCGGCCAGAACGGCTCGCTCTCCTTCGACAAGCTCGCCTTCACGCTCACGCAGCGCGCGATCTAG
- a CDS encoding sensor histidine kinase codes for MTPAAPVGRISADDRRRRGSTRAQIPFLLSCAVVAVIVAVVEPAVQRDAWYAAAIAMVLVGSVVALVVASSRIPSAVLIAVPALDLLAVAFIRDATAASLPAAALLVIFPLLWLVFGFPSGGVPVAVAGALAITVFPVLRAGGLPATSAGWADLVGGLLLTALLVTAAGQAAATQRRDQRELAESTAAQARLLAESREQTATIRDVADAVDVGIVFFDADDRPVIRNAAVRALLDIAGYDHETGMATSVYGSDRVTPVAREGKVLMEAVYADKVHGPVYWVGEPGNQRALVLSVRPIGGRPGQLTGTVLGAYDVTDLAQAVQVRDEFLATVSHELRTPLTSIVGYLDLLDELHDPAELGIQDEIAVIQRNVAQLSSIIGSLLEGADHAPALRRGPVDVTALVDAVVRRAAARAAERRLVLEARLEPGITLDGDAERLTQVVEALVANALLFTPSGRIDVVLAREGDDAVISVVDTGVGLSEEDQAHVFDRFFRAQSARDGAVPGIGLGLSIAERTVTAHGGRLRIASRLGHGTRVVATLPTGRDATGS; via the coding sequence ATGACCCCTGCCGCCCCCGTGGGCCGGATCTCCGCGGACGACCGGCGGCGGCGCGGATCCACCCGTGCGCAGATCCCGTTCCTCCTCAGCTGCGCGGTGGTCGCGGTCATCGTCGCCGTGGTCGAGCCCGCCGTCCAGCGCGACGCCTGGTACGCGGCGGCCATCGCCATGGTGCTCGTCGGCTCCGTCGTCGCCCTCGTGGTCGCGTCCAGCCGGATCCCGTCGGCCGTCCTGATCGCGGTGCCTGCGCTCGACCTGCTCGCGGTCGCGTTCATCCGCGACGCGACGGCCGCCTCCCTCCCCGCGGCGGCGCTGCTCGTGATCTTCCCGCTCCTCTGGCTCGTGTTCGGATTCCCGTCCGGCGGCGTCCCGGTCGCGGTCGCGGGCGCGCTCGCGATCACCGTCTTCCCCGTCCTCCGCGCCGGCGGGCTGCCCGCGACGAGCGCCGGCTGGGCCGACCTCGTCGGCGGCCTCCTCCTCACCGCCCTGCTGGTCACCGCGGCGGGGCAGGCCGCGGCGACGCAGCGCCGCGACCAGCGCGAGCTGGCGGAGTCGACCGCGGCCCAGGCACGGCTCCTCGCCGAGTCGCGCGAGCAGACCGCGACCATCCGCGACGTCGCGGACGCCGTCGACGTGGGCATCGTCTTCTTCGACGCCGACGACCGTCCCGTGATCCGCAACGCGGCCGTCCGCGCGCTCCTCGACATCGCGGGGTACGACCACGAGACGGGCATGGCGACCTCCGTCTACGGATCCGACCGCGTGACGCCCGTGGCCCGCGAGGGCAAGGTCCTGATGGAGGCGGTGTACGCCGACAAGGTGCACGGCCCCGTCTACTGGGTGGGGGAGCCCGGCAACCAGCGCGCCCTCGTGCTCTCCGTCCGGCCCATCGGCGGCCGTCCCGGCCAGCTGACGGGCACGGTGCTCGGCGCCTACGACGTCACCGACCTCGCCCAGGCCGTGCAGGTGCGCGACGAGTTCCTGGCGACCGTGTCGCACGAGCTGCGGACGCCGCTCACCAGCATCGTCGGCTACCTCGACCTGCTCGACGAGCTGCACGATCCCGCCGAGCTCGGCATCCAGGACGAGATCGCCGTGATCCAGCGGAACGTGGCGCAGCTGTCGAGCATCATCGGCTCGCTCCTCGAGGGCGCCGACCACGCTCCCGCCCTCCGTCGTGGACCGGTCGACGTGACGGCCCTGGTCGACGCGGTCGTGCGGCGGGCCGCGGCGCGCGCGGCCGAGCGCCGTCTGGTGCTCGAGGCGCGGCTCGAGCCGGGGATCACGCTCGATGGCGACGCGGAGCGGCTGACGCAGGTCGTCGAGGCGCTCGTCGCCAACGCCCTCCTCTTCACCCCGTCCGGACGGATCGACGTGGTCCTCGCACGCGAGGGGGACGACGCCGTGATCTCCGTCGTCGACACGGGCGTGGGCCTCAGCGAGGAGGACCAGGCCCACGTGTTCGACCGCTTCTTTCGCGCGCAGTCGGCGCGCGACGGCGCCGTCCCCGGGATCGGCCTCGGCCTCTCGATCGCCGAGCGGACCGTGACGGCGCACGGCGGGAGGCTCCGCATCGCGAGCCGCCTCGGCCACGGCACGCGCGTGGTCGCGACCCTCCCGACGGGCCGCGACGCGACCGGCTCCTAG
- a CDS encoding BCCT family transporter codes for MTSPRTSAERLLDRLVPKRRSGPDGTRPPRRDHSDHRLLEARFTGSVDLYEPEHPKIDRLVFGVTAVLAVGFVVWGIVSTDGLASISGSAQSWVIEKTGWLFVLAASFFVIFVIWLAASRYGRIKLGADDEKPQFKTVSWIAMMFSAGMGIGLMFFGAAEPLSFFVTPPPGTTQPESEAAIRTAMATAMFHWGLHPWAIYAVAGIAIGYGTFRKGRKQLFSSIFQPLLGTKRTEGWAGRVIDMLAIFATLFGSAASLGIGATQIGAGLEFNGWVDEATAPLLIGIIVVLTIAFIFSAVSGIARGIQWLSNINMVLAVVLAVFVFVVGPTLLILNLIPATLGAYLGDMTEMASRTAATGGEEMSAWLSSWTVFYWAWWISWTPFVGMFIARISRGRTIREFVVGVLLAPSIVALIWFSIFGGSAIHAQQTDGDMTVDGAVVSDNTLFQLLNHYPLASVSTILVMVLVAIFFVSGADSASIVMGTLSQRGALHPSRKVVIFWGVVMGAVAAIMLAIGGGGTEALTGLQNLTVVASLPFVIVMLVACYALWKELRTDPLIVRRQVAVEMMRDAVVNGVEQHGDHFQLAVDPVDPEDAEIREPLGDEDEARRS; via the coding sequence ATGACCTCCCCGCGCACGTCCGCAGAACGCCTCCTCGACCGTCTGGTCCCGAAGCGCAGATCGGGTCCCGACGGCACCCGGCCACCGCGCCGCGACCACTCCGACCACCGCCTCCTCGAGGCCAGGTTCACCGGGTCCGTCGACCTGTACGAGCCCGAGCACCCGAAGATCGACCGTCTCGTCTTCGGCGTCACGGCCGTCCTCGCGGTCGGCTTCGTCGTCTGGGGCATCGTGAGCACCGACGGGCTCGCGTCGATCTCGGGCTCCGCGCAGAGCTGGGTCATCGAGAAGACCGGCTGGCTGTTCGTGCTGGCCGCGAGCTTCTTCGTGATCTTCGTCATCTGGCTGGCCGCGAGCCGCTACGGCCGCATCAAGCTCGGCGCCGACGACGAGAAGCCGCAGTTCAAGACGGTCTCGTGGATCGCGATGATGTTCAGCGCGGGCATGGGCATCGGCCTGATGTTCTTCGGCGCGGCCGAGCCGCTCAGCTTCTTCGTCACCCCGCCGCCCGGCACCACGCAGCCGGAGTCGGAGGCGGCGATCCGCACCGCCATGGCCACCGCGATGTTCCACTGGGGCCTGCACCCGTGGGCGATCTACGCGGTCGCCGGAATCGCGATCGGCTACGGCACGTTCCGCAAGGGACGCAAGCAGCTCTTCTCCTCCATCTTCCAGCCGCTGCTCGGCACGAAGCGCACCGAGGGCTGGGCCGGCCGCGTCATCGACATGCTCGCGATCTTCGCCACGCTCTTCGGCTCGGCGGCATCGCTCGGCATCGGCGCGACGCAGATCGGCGCGGGCCTGGAGTTCAACGGCTGGGTGGACGAGGCCACGGCCCCGCTCCTCATCGGCATCATCGTCGTGCTCACGATCGCGTTCATCTTCTCGGCCGTCTCGGGCATCGCCCGGGGCATCCAGTGGCTGTCGAACATCAACATGGTGCTGGCCGTCGTGCTGGCCGTGTTCGTGTTCGTCGTCGGCCCGACGCTGCTCATCCTCAACCTCATCCCCGCCACGCTCGGCGCGTACCTCGGCGACATGACCGAGATGGCGTCGCGCACCGCGGCGACCGGCGGCGAGGAGATGAGCGCCTGGCTCTCCAGCTGGACCGTCTTCTACTGGGCCTGGTGGATCTCGTGGACGCCGTTCGTCGGCATGTTCATCGCGCGCATCAGCCGCGGCCGCACCATCCGCGAGTTCGTGGTCGGCGTGCTCCTCGCGCCCAGCATCGTGGCCCTCATCTGGTTCTCGATCTTCGGCGGATCCGCGATCCACGCGCAGCAGACCGACGGCGACATGACCGTCGACGGCGCCGTGGTGAGCGACAACACGCTGTTCCAGCTGCTCAACCACTACCCGCTGGCCAGCGTCAGCACCATCCTCGTGATGGTGCTCGTCGCGATCTTCTTCGTCTCGGGCGCCGACTCGGCGTCGATCGTGATGGGGACGCTGTCGCAGCGCGGCGCGCTCCACCCGAGCCGCAAGGTCGTCATCTTCTGGGGCGTCGTCATGGGCGCGGTCGCCGCGATCATGCTCGCCATCGGCGGGGGAGGCACGGAGGCCCTCACCGGCCTGCAGAACCTCACGGTCGTGGCGTCGCTGCCGTTCGTGATCGTGATGCTCGTGGCCTGCTACGCGCTCTGGAAGGAGCTGCGCACGGATCCGCTCATCGTGCGCCGCCAGGTCGCGGTCGAGATGATGCGCGACGCCGTCGTCAACGGCGTCGAGCAGCACGGCGACCACTTCCAGCTCGCGGTCGACCCGGTCGACCCGGAGGACGCGGAGATCCGCGAGCCCCTCGGCGACGAGGACGAGGCCCGGCGCTCCTGA
- a CDS encoding diacylglycerol/lipid kinase family protein, giving the protein MTTSTPASAPSPAPTDGPGRRAAVVYNPIKVDLESLKTKVAQAAGTAGWQETLWFETSEDDPGKGAAEEALSHDVDMVIAAGGDGTVRAVAEGMSGSGVSLGLLPSGTGNLLARNLKLTLNDVDHSLEAAFSGRDRMVDLAAIEILREDESRDKHVFVVMAGVGIDAKMLANTDSELKKKVGWLAYVDAIFKALRDRDQLRLRYRLDGRSTHRRRAHTLIVGNCGSLPANILLLPDAAVDDGILDVVLMRPEGIFGWLQIWLKVAWENGVVRRTAAGRRLMGPEKEVRALEYRTAEEVVVRLEKEEDIELDGDPFGRALGFKIQVLPGGLTVRVPQDA; this is encoded by the coding sequence ATGACGACCTCCACCCCCGCCTCCGCACCCTCTCCCGCGCCCACCGACGGGCCGGGCCGTCGTGCTGCCGTCGTCTACAACCCCATCAAGGTCGACCTCGAGTCCCTGAAGACGAAGGTCGCCCAGGCGGCGGGCACCGCCGGCTGGCAGGAGACCCTCTGGTTCGAGACCAGCGAGGACGACCCGGGCAAGGGCGCCGCCGAGGAGGCCCTCTCGCACGACGTCGACATGGTCATCGCGGCCGGCGGCGACGGCACGGTCCGCGCGGTCGCCGAGGGCATGTCGGGATCCGGCGTCTCGCTCGGCCTCCTGCCCTCCGGCACGGGCAACCTCCTGGCCCGCAACCTCAAGCTCACGCTCAACGACGTCGACCACTCCCTCGAGGCCGCATTCTCCGGACGCGACCGCATGGTGGACCTCGCGGCCATCGAGATCCTGCGCGAGGACGAGTCCCGCGACAAGCACGTGTTCGTCGTCATGGCGGGCGTCGGCATCGACGCCAAGATGCTGGCCAACACCGACTCGGAGCTGAAGAAGAAGGTCGGCTGGCTCGCCTACGTCGACGCGATCTTCAAGGCGCTCCGCGACCGCGACCAGCTCCGCCTGCGCTACCGCCTCGACGGCCGCAGCACGCACCGCCGCCGCGCGCACACCCTCATCGTCGGCAACTGCGGATCGCTGCCCGCCAACATCCTGCTGCTGCCGGACGCCGCGGTCGACGACGGGATCCTCGACGTCGTGCTCATGCGCCCCGAGGGCATCTTCGGCTGGCTCCAGATCTGGCTCAAGGTCGCGTGGGAGAACGGCGTCGTCCGCCGCACCGCCGCGGGCCGTCGCCTCATGGGGCCCGAGAAGGAGGTGCGCGCGCTCGAGTACCGCACCGCCGAGGAGGTCGTGGTGCGCCTCGAGAAGGAGGAGGACATCGAGCTCGACGGCGATCCCTTCGGCCGGGCCCTGGGCTTCAAGATCCAGGTGCTGCCCGGCGGGCTGACCGTGCGGGTGCCGCAGGACGCCTGA
- a CDS encoding AAA family ATPase, which produces MIRTVAVSGYRSLRDLVLPLTGLDVVTGANGSGKSNLYRAMRLISDMAEGGAVGALAREGGLDAVLWAGPETIARSVLQGEHPVQGTMRRGPIALRLGFASDELGYLVDLGIPQRDPDAVPRSKFERDPEIKRELIFSGPTARPRSLLLERRWKDVRVRDRSDAWQRVPAFIPEHRSVLSEVADAVTSPEAMILRQRMRGWRFYDHLRTDLDAPARRPRVGTRTPVLASDGADLAAAVETIREWGRGDDLDAIVDRAFPGSRIVITSRDGVFSLGLEQPGVLRVLDAAELSDGTLRLLMLATALLTTETPELMVLNEPETSLHADLLPALGELIARASSRIQIVVVTHAAGLASAIADHAEVGELVLEKVQGQTVLRGQGLLSTPSWDWGKR; this is translated from the coding sequence ATGATCCGCACCGTCGCCGTGTCCGGCTACCGTTCCCTCCGTGACCTCGTCCTGCCGCTCACCGGGCTCGACGTGGTCACGGGCGCGAACGGCAGCGGCAAGTCCAACCTCTACCGGGCCATGCGCCTCATCTCCGACATGGCGGAGGGCGGCGCGGTCGGGGCCCTGGCGCGCGAGGGCGGCCTCGACGCGGTCCTGTGGGCGGGCCCCGAGACCATCGCGCGGTCGGTGCTGCAGGGGGAGCACCCCGTGCAGGGCACCATGCGACGCGGCCCCATCGCGCTCCGCCTCGGCTTCGCGTCCGACGAGCTCGGATACCTGGTCGACCTCGGCATCCCGCAGCGCGATCCGGACGCGGTGCCGCGGTCGAAGTTCGAACGCGATCCCGAGATCAAGCGCGAGCTGATCTTCTCCGGCCCCACGGCGCGCCCCAGGTCGCTCCTGCTGGAGCGCAGGTGGAAGGACGTGCGCGTACGCGACCGATCCGACGCGTGGCAGCGCGTGCCCGCCTTCATCCCGGAGCACCGCAGCGTCCTCAGCGAGGTCGCGGACGCCGTCACGAGCCCCGAGGCGATGATCCTGCGCCAGCGCATGCGCGGCTGGCGCTTCTACGACCACCTCCGCACCGACCTCGACGCCCCCGCCCGCCGGCCTCGCGTCGGCACCCGCACCCCGGTCCTCGCGAGCGACGGGGCCGACCTGGCGGCCGCGGTGGAGACCATCCGGGAATGGGGCCGCGGCGACGACCTCGACGCCATCGTCGACCGGGCGTTCCCGGGCTCCCGCATCGTCATCACGTCCCGGGACGGCGTGTTCTCCCTGGGGCTCGAGCAGCCGGGGGTGCTGCGCGTGCTCGACGCCGCGGAGCTCTCCGACGGCACCCTGCGGCTGCTCATGCTCGCGACGGCGCTGCTCACGACGGAGACGCCCGAGCTCATGGTGCTCAACGAGCCGGAGACGAGCCTCCACGCGGACCTGCTCCCGGCGCTCGGGGAGCTCATCGCCCGCGCGTCCTCCCGCATCCAGATCGTGGTGGTGACGCATGCGGCCGGGCTCGCCTCGGCGATCGCGGATCATGCGGAGGTGGGCGAGCTGGTGCTCGAGAAGGTGCAGGGCCAGACCGTGCTCCGCGGGCAGGGGCTGCTCAGCACGCCGTCCTGGGACTGGGGGAAGCGCTAG
- a CDS encoding fatty acid desaturase family protein, with the protein MTDTDTSAPPRIVLTKPKRGGGSNPTTAYSGLLNTVREAGLLERRVGFYVLMFAGITAALVGLGVGFFALGDSWFQLLIAAGLGIIFTQFAFLAHEASHRQVFESGKANDIAGRTLANLFVGISYSWWMTKHSRHHANPNVMGKDPDIERDVISFTQEDAARATGVYGWFTRHQGYAFFPILMFEGLNLHVHGFRTVFGRGKVDKRWLEISMLSTRIIAYLAVVFFFLPVGMAFAFVGVQLAVFGVYMGASFAPNHKGMPVLPKDSKVDFLRRQVLTSRNIKSTWLTDIYMGGLNYQIEHHLFPNMPRPALKKAQLIAKEYCATHNIPYTETTLLASYGIVIAYLNRVGLSAGGDPFDCPASAAFGR; encoded by the coding sequence ATGACAGACACCGACACCTCCGCCCCTCCCCGCATCGTGCTGACCAAGCCCAAGCGCGGCGGTGGGTCCAATCCGACCACCGCGTACTCGGGTCTCCTCAACACCGTCCGCGAAGCCGGGCTGCTGGAGCGCCGCGTCGGGTTCTACGTGCTCATGTTCGCCGGCATCACCGCGGCGCTCGTCGGCCTCGGCGTCGGCTTCTTCGCGCTGGGTGACAGCTGGTTCCAGCTCCTCATCGCCGCCGGCCTCGGCATCATCTTCACCCAGTTCGCCTTCCTCGCCCACGAGGCCTCGCACCGCCAGGTGTTCGAGTCCGGCAAGGCCAACGACATCGCGGGCCGCACGCTCGCCAACCTCTTCGTCGGCATCAGCTACTCCTGGTGGATGACGAAGCACTCGCGCCACCACGCCAACCCGAACGTCATGGGCAAGGACCCGGACATCGAGCGCGACGTCATCTCCTTCACGCAGGAGGACGCCGCCCGCGCCACGGGCGTCTACGGCTGGTTCACGCGCCACCAGGGCTACGCGTTCTTCCCGATCCTCATGTTCGAGGGCCTGAACCTGCACGTGCACGGCTTCCGCACGGTCTTCGGCCGCGGCAAGGTCGACAAGCGCTGGCTCGAGATCTCGATGCTGTCCACGCGCATCATCGCCTACCTCGCCGTCGTCTTCTTCTTCCTGCCCGTCGGCATGGCGTTCGCGTTCGTCGGCGTGCAGCTCGCCGTCTTCGGCGTCTACATGGGCGCCTCGTTCGCCCCGAACCACAAGGGCATGCCCGTGCTGCCGAAGGATTCGAAGGTCGACTTCCTCCGCCGACAGGTCCTCACCAGCCGCAACATCAAGAGCACCTGGCTCACCGACATCTACATGGGCGGCCTCAACTACCAGATCGAGCACCACCTCTTCCCGAACATGCCGCGGCCCGCGCTCAAGAAGGCCCAGCTCATCGCGAAGGAGTACTGCGCGACGCACAACATCCCGTACACCGAGACCACCCTGCTGGCCTCCTACGGCATCGTCATCGCGTACCTCAACCGCGTGGGCCTCTCGGCCGGCGGCGACCCGTTCGACTGCCCCGCATCGGCGGCCTTCGGACGCTGA